The sequence AACGCATGGACGCCTACGGCACCTGGCTCGCCACCAGCCCGGAGGTACCCAAACTGCTCCTCACGGTTGAGGACGGCGTCGGCATCGCCTCCCCGCAGATCGTGGACTGGGCCCGCCAGAACATCGCCGCTCTCGAAATCGAAGGCATCGGACCCGCCGGCCATCAGGCCCCCGAGGACCGGCCGCACGCCATCGGCCAGGCCATCGCCGGCTGGCTGAACCGGCACCGCCTCCTCTCGCCGGCTCGGGCGAGCGCTTGATCCACGATCCGGTTGGCGGTCAGTGCCGCCTGATCGGTCAACCCGCTCGGCGTCGCGCTGCGCACTCCCCGCAGCGTGGGCACCGGGGTCTGGAGCGCAGGCCGGCCCGGCCGGTTCTCCTATGAGCTCACCGAGATTCTCACTCCGGCCGCCGGCCGATCGGGCCGCGCGCAGATCCATGTCGAGGCTCACCTCGCAGCCCGTCGTCACCCGTCGTCCGAACATCTGGGCGCCGAATGAATCCCCCTGGAGTCAAGACCATGATCAATCCGTTCCGCATCGACATCCCCCAGGCCGACCTCGACGACCTGACCGACCGGCTCTCCCGCACCCGCTGGCCCAACGAGGTCGCCGACGCCGGATGGGACTACGGCTTCCCGCTCGCGCGGCTCAAGGAACTGGCCGAATACTGGCGCACCGGCTACGACTGGCGCGAGCACGAGGCCAAGCTCAACGAGCTCCCGCACTTCACCACCGAGATCGACGGCCAGAACATCCACTTCGTCCACGTCCGGTCTTCGAACCCGGACGCGCTCGCGCTGATCCTCACCCACGGCTGGCCCGGTTCGTTCCTGGAGTTCCTCGATGTGATCGAGCCGCTGTCGCGCGACTTCCACCTGGTGATTCCGTCCATCCCGGGTTTCGGCTTCTCCGGGCCGACCCACGAGCGCGGCTGGGACATCGTCCGGGTCGCGCGGGCCTGGGCTGAGCTGATGCGCCGTCTCGGGTACGAGCGCTATGGCGCGCAGGGTGGCGACTTCGGCTCGGGCATCTCGATGGCGCTCGGCGCGGTGGCACCCGAGCAGGTCGTCGGGGTGCACGTCAACTACCTGCCGACCCGGCCGGTCCCGGACGCCGACATCGAACTGTCCGAAACGGATGAAGCCCGGCTGGACAAGGTCAGGCAGCTGATGGCGAACCGTCCTCCGTACCAGGCTCTGCAGGCCAGCACCCCGCAGACCATCGGTTACGCGCTGACCGACTCGCCGGTCGGCCAGCTGGCCTGGATCGCCGAGCGCTTCGCACAGTGGACGGACCCTCGCTCGCCGATCAGTGACGAGCGGATGCTCACCGACATCTCGCTGTACTGGCTGACCGCCACCGCGGCTTCCTCGGCGCGGCTGTCCCGAGAGGCTCCGCGGCGGATCGAGCCGTGCCCGGTACCGGTCGGCGTGGCGGTGTTCGCGCACGACATCACGCAGTCGGTGCGACCGCTGGCCGAGCGGCTGTACGACATCAGGCACTGGTCGGAGTTCGAGCGCGGCGGCCACTTCGCCGCGATGGAGGTGCCCGAGCTGCTCGCCGAGGACGTCCGGGACTTCTTCCGTACCCACATCAAGGACGACGACCGGGTCACCACCCGCTAGAAGCCACTGCTGGCCGCGAACTCCCGCGCACCCCGGAGCTCCGCGGCCAACAGGCCGTTCGCCTGCACCGAGTCCAGCCGCACCGTCATGCCCTTGGCACCGGCAATCGCCGGGCTCGGCCCGGAGATCCGGGCGCTGTTTTCCGATGGCGCGCCCAAGCGATGCGGCGGGGATCGAGGTGGAGGCGCTGCCGGGCGCCGCCTGTCAAACGGGCCCGGGTACGGGTCCGGCCGAGATACGGCCAGAAGTGATCGAGCGCCTGCACCGGATCGGAGGGGGCGCCTGACGGCGACCGGCGGGGGCGCCCGCCCGTCGGCTCACCCCCTGAGTGGACGCAGGGCAGACCCCCAGGCGAGGACCTGGTCGAGGACGAGGTTCAGCCGGTCCTCGTGGGCGGTGGCGGGCTTGAAGCCGTCCGCGAAGTCGGTGTGGATCGACAGCCCGACCTGGTTCGACACGGTGGCCACGCTGAGCAGGCCCAGGACGTGCCGCAGGTGCGAGATCGCCCGGGGCGCGCCGTCCACGCCGTAGCCGACGAAACCGGCCGCCTTGTTGTTCCATTCCGCGTACAGGAAGTCGAGGGCGTTCTTGAGCGCGCCGGGGTACGAGCTGTTGTACTCGGGGGTCACGATCACGAACGCGTCCAGGGACGAGATCTTGGCCGACCAGCGCTTGGTGTGCTCGTGCCGGTAGTTGCCCATGGCGGGGTGCTCGGGCTCATCCAGGTTACCCAGGTCGTAGTCCTTCAGATCGACGAGCTCGTACTCGGCATCGCCTCGTTTGACCGCCAGATCGCGGGCCCAGTGCGCCACCGCCTCGCCGTTGCGGCCGGGACGGGTGCTGCCCAGGATGATGCCTACCTTCAGCATGTCAATGCTCCCTCAATCGGTTACGGAAACCACCCTAGGGAGACCTGATGAGATATTGAATGCGCTACTGTCCAACATTTATACGCCAGCGTCTCATCTCATAGACTCGGCACATGGATGTGCTGAGCGACGTGGTGGCCTTCATGCGGTGCGGGCGCCCCACCTCCGCCCGCGTCTCCTGGCGGGCGCCCTGGGGCGTGTCGTTCCGCGCGGCGCCCGGGTCCGCCGGTTTCCAGGTGATGCTGCGCGGGTCCTGCTGGCTCATTCCCCCGGATGGCGAGCCCGTTCCGCTGAGCATGGGCGACCTGGTGTTCCTGCCGCACGGCACCACGTTCGCGCTGGCCGACGATCCC comes from Streptosporangium roseum DSM 43021 and encodes:
- a CDS encoding epoxide hydrolase family protein; its protein translation is MINPFRIDIPQADLDDLTDRLSRTRWPNEVADAGWDYGFPLARLKELAEYWRTGYDWREHEAKLNELPHFTTEIDGQNIHFVHVRSSNPDALALILTHGWPGSFLEFLDVIEPLSRDFHLVIPSIPGFGFSGPTHERGWDIVRVARAWAELMRRLGYERYGAQGGDFGSGISMALGAVAPEQVVGVHVNYLPTRPVPDADIELSETDEARLDKVRQLMANRPPYQALQASTPQTIGYALTDSPVGQLAWIAERFAQWTDPRSPISDERMLTDISLYWLTATAASSARLSREAPRRIEPCPVPVGVAVFAHDITQSVRPLAERLYDIRHWSEFERGGHFAAMEVPELLAEDVRDFFRTHIKDDDRVTTR
- a CDS encoding NADPH-dependent FMN reductase, translating into MLKVGIILGSTRPGRNGEAVAHWARDLAVKRGDAEYELVDLKDYDLGNLDEPEHPAMGNYRHEHTKRWSAKISSLDAFVIVTPEYNSSYPGALKNALDFLYAEWNNKAAGFVGYGVDGAPRAISHLRHVLGLLSVATVSNQVGLSIHTDFADGFKPATAHEDRLNLVLDQVLAWGSALRPLRG